A window of Candidatus Nitrospira allomarina genomic DNA:
TTATCCCAGTCAAATAGGGCCAGATTAATTTTTGTCCCACCAACATCAGCTGCTAAAATCATGACATGTTTCCCGTAAAAATTACTTGAAGCGTCAATTTTCAGACTTGCGGCACCATAGCCCAGCTAAAATACTCAGGGCAAGGGAGAGCCTGGGGAGCCTCTCTTGGAAATTCCGCATCACGGGGGAAAGGTCGAATATACTGTGAGTGTTGAATAATACTGTTCTCCATGGGCTAAAACCCCCATGGCAACTTTGAAGGCCAGAGGTTTCGGGGCGGTTCAAAAAAGTGCGTACAGCAAGGCCACAGCTATTTTTGCGCGCGGAGCGTACATGAAGTACGTGAGCACGGAAAAATGGCGAGAACGCAGTTGGCGGCTTTTTTCAACAGACCCATACTGTGAGGAGGAGACGTTCGACGACCTATATAAACGTCCAGGTTGAAAAGGTAGCCGCCTGTCCGAGCGGAGTCCCATCCGGATTGCGAATGTTCCATACCGTGGCGTGTTCCACTAAAAAACGTTTTCCGGATCGGGAAATCCGGACACCACGATAATCGGCAATGAACCCTTTGGTTTTAGCCTGATGCAGCATGCGGGCCCGTTCTTCACGATTCACAGGTTCGGCTGTTTGCCGGGAGGGCGTTTGAGTCAGTTGGTCCCAATCCATTTCCCACAGGGTTAACGCGGTCCGGTTTCCATAATTGAGGATAGGGTCATCCTCCAATCCGTGAGAGACGACCACAAATGGTGAGTTAAACAAGCATTCGGCTTGTTCCAGCGCAGTACCCTGACGGGGAATTAGTTCATTTTTTAACCAATAGGCATAGCTATCCAGCAGGTATTGGGTCCATTCGATAACCCATGGTCTCCGCCAATGATCGGCAAACTGGTTCATCTGTTTGTCAGTGGAGGGATTCATCTGGGTTATGATGGTGGGCGTGGAATCAGAAGCAGTGTAATGCTCTTTTGGATTCGTTGAAAAGGACCAAGCATTACTAATTTTCCAAAACAGCGAAAAGCGAACACATCGGATTCAGTATCCGTAACAACCTGCCATTGCCCACATTTCACACGTCCTATTAGATGATTTTCGTCGAACCAACTGCTTTTTTTCTATTCTAGAAAACAGGAAAACACCCCAGCCAGGAACTTCCCTTCCTAACTTTAATTAACGCTCTTTCCCAATGCCTAAGGATTGACTCCTTAAATCTGAATGCTAAAGTTCGCCCTGTTTACCGCTATGGCAATGCCAATAAGCCGAAATGGTGAAAAGCTATTCGGGCACCATGTTGGTGATCGCTCAAACTGGGGGATGGAGACGGGGACATGACGGAAAAGACAAAGACCCTACAAAAAATTTTACCTACTGAGCTGAATGAATTGATCTCGAAAATGAGAAGCCTGGAGTGCTCCTCGCTTGCTCTGCTTGGCCCAGGTGCGAGATTAAGCCCATCTTCTGAAGACTGGCCGGACAGGTTGAAAGATTATCCATGTGTGTTTCAGTTGACCGAGATTGTGGACAGCCTGGCAGAAAAACTTCTCGCTCTCTCTGCCCTCACGACGCTCCAGCTGGGGGGCAACCAGATTGGGAAGGCCGGGGTGAAGCATCTGGCGGGGCTGACAAACCTCACGACGCTCGATCTGAGAAACAACGAGATTAGCGACGCCGGGGTGAAGCATCTGGCGGGGCTGACAAACCTCACGACGCTCGATCTGAGAAACAACGAGATTAGCGACGCCGGGGTGAAGCATCTGGCGGGGCTGACAAACCTCACGACGCTCAATCTGAGAAACAACGAGATTAGCGACGCCGGGGTGAAGCATCTGGCGGGGTTGACAAACCTCACGAGGCTCGATCTGCGGAGCAACAAAATTGGGGAGGCTGGGGTGAAGCATCTGGCGGGGCTGACGAACCTCACGGCGCTCGAGCTGGGGGACAACCAGGTTGGGAAGGCCGGGGTGAAGTATCTGGCAGGGCTGACAAACCTCACGACGCTTGAGCTGAGGAACAACCAGATTGGGGAGGCCGGGGTGAAGTATCTGGCAGGGCTGACAAACCTCACGATGCTCCAGCTGCGGAGCAACCAGATTGGAGAGGCCGGGGTGAAGCATCTAGCGGGGCTGACAAACCTCACGACGCTTGAGCTGGGGGACAACCGGATCGGCGACGCCGGGATGAAGCATCTGGCGGGGTTGGGGAACCTCACGACGCTCCAGTTGTGGAACAACCAGATTGGGGAGGCCGGGGTGAAGTATCTGGCGGGGCTGACAAACCTCACGACGCTCGAGCTGCGGAGCAACCAGATTGGGGAGGCCGGGGTGAAGCATCTGGCGGGGTTGGGGAACCTCACGACGCTCCAGCTGTGGAACAACCAGATTGGAGACGCGGGGCTGAAGTATCTGGCGGGGCTGACAAACCTCACGACGCTCGATCTGAGGAACAACGAAATTGGGAACGCGGGGCTGAAGCATCTGGCGGGGCTGAGGAACCTCACGACGCTCCAGCTGTGGAACAACCAGATTGGGGAGGCCGGGGTGAAGCATCTGGCGGGGCTGACGAATCTCACGACCCTCGAGTTGAGGAACAATCAGATTGGGGACGCCGGGGTGAAGCATCTGGCGGGGCTGAGGAACCTCACGACGCTCGAGCTGAGGAACAATCAGATTGGGGACGCCGGGGTGAAGCATCTGGCGGGGCTGAGGAACCTCACGACGCTTGAGCTGGGGAGCACACGGATTGGCGACGAGGGGGCCAAGGCCCTGGGGCAGCTGTGCAACCTCAATATCCTTAATCTTAACAAGGCGGAGGTGACTGACTTATCGCCCTTCAAGCTTCTGTTTGAGAAGGGCATACCTGCCAGATGGGAGCCGGAGAGTAGATGGGAGGAGGGCATATTTGTGGAGGGTTGTCCGCTTATCCATCCTCCCCCAGAGGTGATCAAGCAAGGGCACGAGGCGGTCGTGAACTATTTCCGGGAGATCCAGTCACAGGGTGTGGATCGGCTCTTCGAGGCCAAAATGCTGATCGTGGGAGAAGGACGGGCTGGGAAAACGAGTCTGTTACGTCGTCTCTATCAGCCCGATCAACCATTGCCGGATGAAGAAGAGACCACCAAAGGCATCGATATCCATCGGCATGATTTTCAACTGGCCAATGGCCGGACGTTTCGGCTCAATGTGTGGGACTTTGGCGGACAACAGATCTACCATGCCACACACCAGTTTTTTCTGACGAAAAATTCCCTCTACATCCTCCTGGACGATACGGCAAAAAATCACAAGTCACTCACTGACGAAGGGTTCAGGTATTGGCTGGAGGTAATCGAGCTTCTTAGTGCCCGGAGTCCGGTCTTGATTTTTCAGAATGAAAAGGGTGGACGGAGTAAGGCAATTGACGAAGCCGGAATCAAAAGCCGATTTCCGAATGTGAAGGAGGTGTATCGGGGCAATTTGGATAAACCCGACTCAGTCAAAACCCTCTCTGCGGCGATTGAATTTTCTGTGCAGCGTCTTCCTCATGTGGGAGAGGAGGTCCCTGCGAAATGGGTTTCCATCCGGGCGGCTCTCGAGGAGGAAGCCACTCACCGGCCCTATATGTCGCAGGAAGACTATTTCAGCATCTACCGTCGGTATCTTGAGTTCGCCCCCACCAAGGCCCTGCATCTGAGCCGCTACCTGCACGACCTGGGTGTCTTTCTGCATTTCCAGGACGACCGCTTATTGCGCCGGACCGTAATATTACAAAACCCCTGGGCGACCGAAGCGGTGTTCCGCATCTTGGACGATCCCACGGTGGTGGAGCGTCTCGGCCGTTTTACGTTTACGGATTGCGAACGGGTCTGGGCGACCTCGGAATACGCCAACATGCATCCTGAGCTGCTGGCGCTGATGGAAAAATTTGAATTGTGTTATGCCCTGCGAGATCAGAACGACACTTGGCTGGCCCCTCAACTGCTCTCACCTTCAGTTCATCCGGCGCTGGATGGGTGGGCCAAAGTAGGCGATCTGGTCTTAAGCTACCGGTATGGGTTCCTACCCAAAGGCCTTGTCAGCCGTCTGATGGTTCGCATGCATCGTTTTGTTCCGCGGCCAGAGATGGCGTGGGTCACGGGCGTGCTGTTCGAACGAGAGGAGACTCAAGTGCTTGTTCAGATCACACCCAGAGGCAATGAAATTGTCCTCCGGGCAAGAGGACCTGAGCGGCAAGCGCTTTTGAGCGTCATTTCAAGCGACCTGGACGCGCTCAATGCGGGCTTTCCTGGCCTCGAGGAAAAGCTGAGTAAATGGGTTCCATGTATTTGTTCTAAATGTGTGGTCTCAGCTTCACCTGGAATGTTTGAACAGAAACGTCTGCTTAAACGTAAGCAAGACGGTCGTCGGTTCACAATTGATTGTCCAGCTGATAGTTACGAAGATGTCAGCCTGCTGGAGTTGCTCGATGGCCTGAAATTGGAGAACCTTCCGCGCTGGGCCGACAAGCCGTCAGATGACCGGAATGGTGAATATGACGCTTTTTCTCCCGAACAGGCCCCAGTCAAAAACATTAAAATCTTCCTGGCCTCTTCTGAGGAGCTACGTGAGGACCGGGATGCGTTCGATCTGTATTTCAGACAGCAGAATGATCGGTTGCGTCAACACGGCGCGTACTTGGAGATTGTCCGGTGGGAAAATTTTCTGGATGCCATGTCCGACAGTGGGCTTCAGGATGAGTACAACCGTGAGGTCCGGTCTTGTAATATTTTTGTGAGCTTATTTAAGACAAAAACCGGCGGGTATACCGAGGATGAGTTTGATGTGGCTCATCGCGCATTTAAGGAGCAAGGCACACCTCGGATCTATACCTTTTTCCAAGATGCTCAGGTTTCCACAGTTTCGGGAAACAGGAATGATTTGCAATCCCTATGGAAGTTTCAGGATAAGCTTAGTGAGCTTGGGCACTTTTGGACCAGGTATAAGAACACGGCGGATCTGCATCTGCAGTTTCGAGACCAACTTGACAAATTGTTGGACCAAGGCCTGGTTTGACCTTGAGAAACCGCTTTAGATATGCGCTCCTTCCCTAGCTGGTATAACCTCATAGCCGATGAAAAAGCCCCAAAGCGCATTTGGGGACAGGTCTGGCAATCATGAATCTTTCAAGTCGAGATCATCTGAGCTGGTCCGGCCGTGGTGGATCCCATGGCTGCTTGCCTGGGCAAGGATGGCTTGTATCCAAAAATGAACCGGCGCCTTCTTGATATCTTTTTGTGCCGGCTATCGTCCGGCGGACGAGGTCCTTTTGTTTCGGCAAAAGGACCCAAAACCAATGTGGCCGTGGCGTGCCCCTTCGGGTGCCCTGCGCCGTGTTGCCGACTCCGGCGGCGCGCAAACTCGCGGAGCTTGTCCTGAGCGAAGCCGAAGGGCTCAAACAATGCGCGCCTTCCTCCGAAGTCGGCAACACGACTAGGCCTTGCCACAAGGCCACGGGATTCTAATGATGCTCTGACCTTTCGGTACGAATTGCGGCATCACAAAAACCGTTCGTGCTGCTTTGGAACGTGGTATTTAATATCCACTTCCCCCTTTTTTGTCTCATCCGACGCCTGCTGACAGGCTCAAGGGACGGACGCTCTGGGTATTCAGCAGACCTTGTCTGAGCGCAGCGAGTTGGTCTGCTCTCCTAAGGCTCGCGTCTGTCCCATCCAATGAAGCCTGTCTGGGCATTATTGGTTTTGGGTCCTTTTGCCGAAACAAAAGGACCTCGTTCGCCGGGGCGAATCCGGCATCTCCAAAAACTACATGGATACCATAGTTGGTTACTTGCATGATTAGACTGATTTATTCCCCACTCCGTTTGGCGTCTCCTCTTTCCCCAACGGGGCGAGGGTTGAAAGGGAACCTGATCTGTGGCCGTGCCGAAGCCGTATAGCCGACATGGGAGAAAAGAAGGACAGGATGTGAGCCCCTAGGAATTATTGAAAAAGGTTGGCGTAGGAAAGACTGGCTGAATCAGAGAAAAAACTTTAATAATCGCGAAAATGCCTCCCATTCAGATTAATAAGCCAAAATCTAAGCAGGATAGAGGATTTACTGTTTTTTAAAAGATGAAAAATTCGCAACTATAAAATATTAAATTCTTATGTTCTTTGCGGGTCAGAACTAGTCTCTCTTTTTACTGCAGATGAAATTCTTACAGGAAGCTCCTGTTTTTCATGGTAAACAATTATCGTTTCAGAATCAGTTGTTTTTTTCCACTCCGGCCATTTTTGAATTTCTGCTTCTACTTTCTCCAATCCTTCCCTTAACCAAGACTGCCTCATGAGACGAATCCTCCTATTTTAAATTGGTTTAAATCCTGCCTCATTCATTTTCTCAGAAAGTGTTTTAGCCTCCTTCGCCTCGTTATCCATATAAGCTAAAGGTGAGCTATGCATTCTTGGAATGGCAATTTCTCTATTCCAAAGCTTAACCCTTCCTTCCTTATCTTTCCTTTGAAGCATTGGAAATAATTCCATGTATACTCTAGGGGCAATACCCACAAATGAATGGCATGAAACAAAGCCAGATGTTTCAATATTTTGATCTACCAAAAATGAATCTAAATGAAATTGAGAAGCAAGACTTTTTGCATAGGGTTCTATGTATACAACTTTTCTTATACCGGAGGCAACAATATGCCTGGCACAATCATGGCAAGGGAAAGTTGTGGTATATAAAGTACAATCTTTAATTGAAATTCCCCTCCGTGCTGCACTTAACAAAGCTTCCATTTCAGCATGAGTAGCTCTTCCAAATTCAATTAAATTAAATAATCTGGTTCTTTTCAAAAGTGGCGTGGCTCTCTTGACTAATTCGGGGATTTCTAAATTTTTTAAATTTTCTCCTAACCATTCATTTTCTTTTAGAACTTTAAGTATCTCCGCAAAAGTTTCTTCCTTTTTCCTATCCCTGGTATCCCAACCACCATGAAACTCTCTAGCATCATCAGAATCTTCCCCCCAATACAATCCTCCACCAAATTTTGGGACATCATTAGTACCCACTGCCAAGATATCTCCTTCATTATTAATTAATTATTGCGGCCCCTACTTGGCGTCCCAATTCAGCAGAACGATATTCTGCAGCTTTAGCGTGAAACATGGCGTATTCCATACGGGTAGGTGTCAAGAACGTATTTCCAAAAAGAATTTCAATAAATCTTAGAATTGAATCTTTTATGTGGCTGGCTTTTTGCGCATCTACAAAAAAATCAGCCTCTGGGAAAGTGTCCCTAACCTTTTGTCCATAGTCTTTATATAGATCCTCCTCGTCTCGGTTTACCAATGTTTCAGCATGTTCACGATACTTTGATACATTGCTGTCATAGTGAGAGGAAGCTAATTCACTGGCTAGGTTTTGAATTCTTGTTTCACGGGGTGTATATGCTGAAATTAGAAAAAAACTCTTTCCATAAACTTTTCTAAAAAGGGAAACTTCTTCCGGACGCTTAAAAGATCTAAGAATAAAGGCTGTATTAGACAAAGGTTTATAAGGTTCATTAGGCGTCCTGCAATCTTCATTATTAGGGGCTCTATGTTTTTCACGAATGGACACAATTGCCATACGAGCCAATCCATCTTGAAGTTTTAATTTTTCACGAAAATCATCCCCTGCATTCATATGCTCTCTATATCGCTGTAATTTGGCGGTTTCTTCCAAAGACCTATATTGGTCGATTTGGTGAATCTCTTCGATGATATGAATAATCCTAGAATCATAATTAACAAATTCAAGTGCTTTAATAAGCCCACGACTTACTGCACCGAGATCTGTCCCGATTGCACCTGCCAACCCAAAAAATAGTTCAGGCCCGACTTTCTTTTGATCAGTTTTTAAAGGATTCATTCTTTATTATTTCAAATATTATTCTGGCTAAGCAAAGAAATTTTGGTTTCAAGAAAATTATTTTCCCGACCGCTCAGCATTCCTTAAATAGCTGCCGTTGTCTAAGCTCTTTCATGAGTTAAAGGAGGATATTCCTATTATTAAACAAATCTTTCGTTATTAGAAGGAATAATTTTACAAATTCCATTGAATAAAGAAAACAGCAAATTCAAATCTTAGATTGCGGCCAACGTCAAACCCAACTTTACCTTTCCCTCTTTGTTTTATTCGACGCCTGCTGACAGGCTCACGGGACCGACGCTCTGGGCATTCAGCAGACCTTGTCTGAGCGTAGCGAGTTGGTCTGCTCTCCAAAGGTTCGCGTCGGTCCCATCCAATGAAGCCTGTCTGGGCGTTAATGGTTTTGGGTCCTTTTGCCGAAACAAAAGGACCTCGTTCGCCGGGGCGAAACCCGGCATCTCCAAAAACGACATGGATACCATAGTTGGTTACCTGCATTATTAGACTGCTTTAATCTACACTCCTATACTGTTTGGCGACTCCTCTTGCCCCAATGGGGGGAGGGTGGAAAGGGAACCTGGTCTGTGGCCGTGGCGAAACCGTATAGCCGACATGGGAAAAAATGCGGACAGGATGCAAGCCCAGCGGAGTCTCTTACGCACTCTCTTTTCTTTGGCAATGACTGATCCCTGCTGTCCAGTTCCCTGAGTGAACGGTCTAGGAGCCTGTCGGACTTAGGATGAATCGGCTGCAAAAGTGTCTAAGCGGTCCATATTTCGCCGCTTTCTTGGACCATGGTCCCACTATGGGCCAGCGAAATCGTCAAAATCTGCCCTCGCTCAGCCGCTTTTTCGCTCTCGATCCCCCAAGTCCGACAGGCTCCTAGGTCGAAATGTGGGAAAGAATGGCATCAGCAATTTGGTCCGGGGAAATTTGGTCCGTTGGAATGACATGATCGGCAGCGGCTTGGTAGTGAGGTTTGCGAATCTCAAGAATTTCTTCGATTTCTTCTACGAACGTTTTGGTGCCTGACAGAGAGGGCCGCTGCGTATCGCCGGAAATCCGGCTGGCAATCGTTGAAACTTCGGCAGTCAGCCAGAAAATCTTTCCATTCTCTTTAAGCATTTTGACGTTTTCTTCCTTCAGGATGAGTCCCCCGCCCGTGTCGATAACCAGATTGTCCTGGCCCGTGAGCTTTTGACACATCTGCGTTTCCAGCCCGCGGAAATGATCCCACCCGAAGTGCTCGATAAGCTGAGGAATGGTTTGCTTGGCCTCCTTGACGATTTCCTCATCAGTGGAGATGACTCTTCGTCCGAGACGTTGACCCAGGATTGTTGCCACAGTGCTTTTCCCCGTTCCTCGGTATCCTATGAAGACAATATTCATAAATCTCCTGTTTTGAGGTGTTGGTAAGAAACCAGTTTCGGACAGGCTGGAACAGTATCGGAGAGAAAATTCTTGTGAGAATCGTTGAGAATACCGGAGGGGAGGCAGGGCGAATTTTGTTCCGGCCAGCGGGCAGGTGACACATGGGGAGGAATATCACCATGGCCACTTTCTCCTATGGAATTCTCCATCGCAAGGATTCTCGTTGAGGCTGGGAGCAAAATCCGAACCCGATATCCGTCATTCAAGAGAAGTGGCTGGTGAGCACGTTACGCATCACCTCGATTGGTGCGGATTGGCCGGTCCAGAGTTCAAATTGCCCCACAGCCTGATAGAGAAACATGTTGATCCCTTGGATGGTGCGGCACCCCGCCGCCTGTGCATCCTGCAATAAACGCGTATTGAGTGGGTTGTAGACAATATCCATCACCGTCAGATCGCGGTGCAGCAGATGCTTGGGGACACAGCTTTCCTCGACCTTTGGGTGCATGCCAATGGGGGTGCAATGAATAAGCAATTGGGCCTGTGCCAACGCAGATTGCAAGGTTTCAGGAGTTAAGGAGTTGTCGTGCAAGAGGATGGATGTTTTGGCTTTGAGGTCGGTCGCCAAGGTCTTTCGTTCCTGATCATCGACGCCTAGGAGAGTCAGATGTTCAATTTTGCCTTCCACGCCGAGTGCGAAGGCGATGGCGCGAGCGGCTCCTCCGGATCCTAGAATGACAACCCGTTGTCCGGTGGTTTCCACTCCACCGTGTTGCAAGGCTTTGAGCGCGCCGGATGCATCAGTGTTGGAGCCCACTAACAGGCCACGGTCTTTGACGATGGTATTTACCGAGCCAATGTGTTTGGCGGTCGTTTCGGCGGAATCTAACAAGGGTAAAATGGTGACTTTATGTGGGATGGTCACGCTGAGTCCCCGAATATGGCCCAACGCCCGGAGGCCCTGAACTGCGCCTTCGAGATCCTGGACGGGAAACGCCAGATAGACAAAATTTAATCCCAATTGACGAAAGGCTGCATTGTGAATAGTTGGAGAAAGCGAATGATCGACCGGGTTGCCTAACAGGCCGCAGAGTTGGGTTTGTGCATTAATGTCCATAACGGGTGCTCTCGTAATACATGCGGATTAATGATCGGGAGTTATCACATAACCGGACTGCAAACTCAACTTGTGCGAATGCGAACATGGGTTGTGAGGTTGAGATAAATGAGGAAGCGAGTGTGGGGTTGGAGGAAAGAAATGTGTAAGCCGGGGAATAGATTCGTCTCCCCGGCCCTACACAGTGTGATGCCCGAGGGGCGTTATCGTGACGCCTTTTTCTTCCCCGGAGACTTTTTCATTCGCACGGCGGCTTTTTTTGCCGGCTTCTTTTTCGCGACTTTTTTCATGGTTCCACCTCCCTTCCAATAATGTCGTAGGCAATACTATCCACGTTTATCGGTAGGTCGATGAAAATCCTGAGGGATTACATGGAATTTTTTGTCGATCTGTGACAAGCCGAACAGAAGAATGGATTCTGAGGGAATGGTATTGAGGTAGGCAGTCTATTGAGCATTCCTAGATTGGAGGTTCATGGCAGGCTTGAGCGGACGGTGAGAGCGTTGAAGGGCAGACTGCCGGGAGACAAAGGTGAAACGTGGCACCTTCTCCAGGCTGACTTTCTACAGAGATCGTCCCACCGTGCAGTTCCACCAATTGTTTCACAATTGAGAGTCCCAACCCCAGACCCTGCGTGCCGATTTCCGGCATCCGGTGAGCCTGGAAGAAAGGCTGAAAGAGGCTGGCCTGAGCTTCCCGAGGAATACCCGGACCGGTATCGGAGATCGTGAGGAGGATGTGATCCGGTGGAGCGGGAGAAGCTCTCACCAGGATGCGTCCCTCTTGTGGAGAAAATTTATGGGCGTTGTGGACGAGATTGGTGACGATTTGATGGAGACGGTCCTGGTCTCCCCAGAGAGTCAAATGGTCTTCTGTGAGTTCGACCGTCAGGTGTTGGGCCTTGGTTTGGGTGAGTGGCAGCAATTCCTGCGTGACATCCTCAAGGAGATCGGACAATGCCACAGATCCATGGGCTAACCGGACGGTCCCTGCCTCGATGCGCGATAAGTCAAGAAGGTCCGCAATCATACGGGTGAGTCGATTGGCGTTCGCACTGATTCGGGTGAGGTAGAGGTGTTGGCGTTCGGCGAGCGGTCCCACCATCCCATGAAGCAGATTTTCCGTGAATCCCTTAATCGAGGTTAAGGGTGTGCGCAATTCATGAGAGCAATGTGAGAGAAACTGGGATTTCATCCGGTCAAGTTCCTTGAGCCGGTGATTGGCGGTTTCCAGGTCTGTGTTAGCCTGTTGTAATGCCAGCGTTCGCTCCTGCACTTTGTTTTCCAAGCCGATGTTCAAGGCTTCAATCTCGTCATAGGCCATCGCCGTATCAAGGGCAATCGCCATTTCATGGGCGACCGTAGATAATAAGTTTTGTTCAGAGATGGGGATGGCTTTCTGTTGCATACTCCCAACGATCAACACACCAAGTGGTTGATTCTGACTAATCAGGGGGAGTGAGAATCCGCTTTTCGTCCCGGCTTCCATCAAAATCTGTCGAGTGGTGGGATGGCACTGACTCAGAATTTCCGTGATGTCCTCTATGAGGATGGGTTCTTGCGAGTGGAGAGTTCGGTGAAGGAGGTCCTGTGGGGCTGAGGGAATGTTGGTGTCTTGAACCAAAGCCGTCCACTGTTCCGACATGCCTTCTGATTGAATCTTGTGAAAATGTTGATGCGGTGCGTCCCATACAACTGCCCAGGCATGGTCAAAGGAGAGTGAGCCCACAATGGCTTTGAGGCCTGAGCCGATAATGGTTTCGCGGTCAAGGGTTGAGCCGATGTGGAGGGTGAGTTGATGCAGCATGGTTAATTCATCGACTCGTCGCCGGATCTCGATCAATGTATGTTCTTGTGCTAAGTAGGCCTCCCGCAATTCTTCGTGCCGTTGTTCTGCCGCCTCCAATTGTTCTTGAATGATTTTCCCACGCTCTTGAATCTCCAGCCGATCATCCCAAAGCCGTTTTGCCAAGGGAACAATGAGCAAGGGAAGCAGGGACAGCCCCGCA
This region includes:
- a CDS encoding MEKHLA domain-containing protein produces the protein MNPSTDKQMNQFADHWRRPWVIEWTQYLLDSYAYWLKNELIPRQGTALEQAECLFNSPFVVVSHGLEDDPILNYGNRTALTLWEMDWDQLTQTPSRQTAEPVNREERARMLHQAKTKGFIADYRGVRISRSGKRFLVEHATVWNIRNPDGTPLGQAATFSTWTFI
- a CDS encoding leucine-rich repeat domain-containing protein, whose product is MTEKTKTLQKILPTELNELISKMRSLECSSLALLGPGARLSPSSEDWPDRLKDYPCVFQLTEIVDSLAEKLLALSALTTLQLGGNQIGKAGVKHLAGLTNLTTLDLRNNEISDAGVKHLAGLTNLTTLDLRNNEISDAGVKHLAGLTNLTTLNLRNNEISDAGVKHLAGLTNLTRLDLRSNKIGEAGVKHLAGLTNLTALELGDNQVGKAGVKYLAGLTNLTTLELRNNQIGEAGVKYLAGLTNLTMLQLRSNQIGEAGVKHLAGLTNLTTLELGDNRIGDAGMKHLAGLGNLTTLQLWNNQIGEAGVKYLAGLTNLTTLELRSNQIGEAGVKHLAGLGNLTTLQLWNNQIGDAGLKYLAGLTNLTTLDLRNNEIGNAGLKHLAGLRNLTTLQLWNNQIGEAGVKHLAGLTNLTTLELRNNQIGDAGVKHLAGLRNLTTLELRNNQIGDAGVKHLAGLRNLTTLELGSTRIGDEGAKALGQLCNLNILNLNKAEVTDLSPFKLLFEKGIPARWEPESRWEEGIFVEGCPLIHPPPEVIKQGHEAVVNYFREIQSQGVDRLFEAKMLIVGEGRAGKTSLLRRLYQPDQPLPDEEETTKGIDIHRHDFQLANGRTFRLNVWDFGGQQIYHATHQFFLTKNSLYILLDDTAKNHKSLTDEGFRYWLEVIELLSARSPVLIFQNEKGGRSKAIDEAGIKSRFPNVKEVYRGNLDKPDSVKTLSAAIEFSVQRLPHVGEEVPAKWVSIRAALEEEATHRPYMSQEDYFSIYRRYLEFAPTKALHLSRYLHDLGVFLHFQDDRLLRRTVILQNPWATEAVFRILDDPTVVERLGRFTFTDCERVWATSEYANMHPELLALMEKFELCYALRDQNDTWLAPQLLSPSVHPALDGWAKVGDLVLSYRYGFLPKGLVSRLMVRMHRFVPRPEMAWVTGVLFEREETQVLVQITPRGNEIVLRARGPERQALLSVISSDLDALNAGFPGLEEKLSKWVPCICSKCVVSASPGMFEQKRLLKRKQDGRRFTIDCPADSYEDVSLLELLDGLKLENLPRWADKPSDDRNGEYDAFSPEQAPVKNIKIFLASSEELREDRDAFDLYFRQQNDRLRQHGAYLEIVRWENFLDAMSDSGLQDEYNREVRSCNIFVSLFKTKTGGYTEDEFDVAHRAFKEQGTPRIYTFFQDAQVSTVSGNRNDLQSLWKFQDKLSELGHFWTRYKNTADLHLQFRDQLDKLLDQGLV
- a CDS encoding deaminase; the protein is MGTNDVPKFGGGLYWGEDSDDAREFHGGWDTRDRKKEETFAEILKVLKENEWLGENLKNLEIPELVKRATPLLKRTRLFNLIEFGRATHAEMEALLSAARRGISIKDCTLYTTTFPCHDCARHIVASGIRKVVYIEPYAKSLASQFHLDSFLVDQNIETSGFVSCHSFVGIAPRVYMELFPMLQRKDKEGRVKLWNREIAIPRMHSSPLAYMDNEAKEAKTLSEKMNEAGFKPI
- a CDS encoding shikimate kinase: MNIVFIGYRGTGKSTVATILGQRLGRRVISTDEEIVKEAKQTIPQLIEHFGWDHFRGLETQMCQKLTGQDNLVIDTGGGLILKEENVKMLKENGKIFWLTAEVSTIASRISGDTQRPSLSGTKTFVEEIEEILEIRKPHYQAAADHVIPTDQISPDQIADAILSHIST
- a CDS encoding shikimate dehydrogenase; protein product: MDINAQTQLCGLLGNPVDHSLSPTIHNAAFRQLGLNFVYLAFPVQDLEGAVQGLRALGHIRGLSVTIPHKVTILPLLDSAETTAKHIGSVNTIVKDRGLLVGSNTDASGALKALQHGGVETTGQRVVILGSGGAARAIAFALGVEGKIEHLTLLGVDDQERKTLATDLKAKTSILLHDNSLTPETLQSALAQAQLLIHCTPIGMHPKVEESCVPKHLLHRDLTVMDIVYNPLNTRLLQDAQAAGCRTIQGINMFLYQAVGQFELWTGQSAPIEVMRNVLTSHFS
- a CDS encoding ATP-binding protein, whose protein sequence is MSLLPKSHRIVERPLMEFRPFGKDTQGATIQDVSGIAIRANLEYLEEAIQQHQGPEAAEEALRTLVALLNERIPDRTYHVTVDFLKNHWNSYSYEFAMFLAEFSVQLSHEENFHFNLGREKFLSPIIQILGRPFSITQIYRLFPHFVEKFTKGSLKPEVVSVTNGHAVMRLQLSESTIRQFGPYLQGCAERICHTTKATVAEVPARMFGKRAASIQDRSCIAEGAPHCEWAFTWEPERRTMRGWILGGLALWLATVTTLRVFSPDQPWWVSAGLSLLPLLIVPLAKRLWDDRLEIQERGKIIQEQLEAAEQRHEELREAYLAQEHTLIEIRRRVDELTMLHQLTLHIGSTLDRETIIGSGLKAIVGSLSFDHAWAVVWDAPHQHFHKIQSEGMSEQWTALVQDTNIPSAPQDLLHRTLHSQEPILIEDITEILSQCHPTTRQILMEAGTKSGFSLPLISQNQPLGVLIVGSMQQKAIPISEQNLLSTVAHEMAIALDTAMAYDEIEALNIGLENKVQERTLALQQANTDLETANHRLKELDRMKSQFLSHCSHELRTPLTSIKGFTENLLHGMVGPLAERQHLYLTRISANANRLTRMIADLLDLSRIEAGTVRLAHGSVALSDLLEDVTQELLPLTQTKAQHLTVELTEDHLTLWGDQDRLHQIVTNLVHNAHKFSPQEGRILVRASPAPPDHILLTISDTGPGIPREAQASLFQPFFQAHRMPEIGTQGLGLGLSIVKQLVELHGGTISVESQPGEGATFHLCLPAVCPSTLSPSAQACHEPPI